The following proteins are encoded in a genomic region of Dasypus novemcinctus isolate mDasNov1 chromosome 3, mDasNov1.1.hap2, whole genome shotgun sequence:
- the WHAMM gene encoding WASP homolog-associated protein with actin, membranes and microtubules isoform X2, with the protein MDDQPDSLEGWVPLREDLFTVSERHQLRFLVAWNDAEGKFAVTCHDRTAQRRRPGAAGPAPAAPPPSWAGLLSAAGLRGAHRQLAALWPPLESCLPHLPPELEADGGRGLWALVWPARAGPGEAALLELCGQLERYLAQAADGCGAVALRDALFPAPGGAADCESLREFRERALRARCAEARARLRQVLEGHENANTMVVLMKVYQEEDEAYQELVTMATMFYQYLLQPFRDMREVATSCKLDILKSLEEGALGPKRIAALQKEAEEWTRRAEEAVVSIQDITVNYFKETVKALAGMQKQMEQDGKRFGQAAWASATPRLEKLKLLLARETLQLMRAKELCLNHKKAEIRGKMEDLPEEEKNINVVDELEIQYYEVQLELYEVKFEILKYEEILLITQLDSIKRLIKEKEDEVVYYDTCESPEELKVFDGAVGLQKLENLEMKELSRQCQWLESKRGRVCARRAYLRNKKDQCKENHQLRLQQAEESVKYFHRHHSIQMKRDKIKEEEQKKKEWINQEREKTLQRLRTFKEKCPSQSTLKTSCSEPVAPNLPRGLSRLASSPASQPLSVIHPPWRKTGSTPLSEVSHVKTPEAQDCPGTVRMVGDQTHSKARSMDEVLASLRHGRTPLQKVEVPARPPPRASVNEHILAAIRQGVKLKKVHPDSGLSPSRKPPSDLERSIKAALQRIKRVSADSEEDSEEPGEWDH; encoded by the exons ATGGACGATCAGCCTGACAGCCTGGAGGGCTGGGTGCCGCTCCGCGAGGACCTCTTCACCGTGTCCGAGCGCCACCAGCTGCGCTTCCTCGTGGCCTGGAACGACGCGGAGGGCAAGTTCGCGGTGACTTGTCACGACCGGACGGCGCAGCGGCGGCGCCCGGGGGCCGCCGggcccgcgcccgccgcgcccccgcccagCTGGGCCGGCTTGCTCTCGGCCGCCGGGCTCCGCGGCGCGCACCGGCAGCTGGCGGCGCTGTGGCCGCCACTCGAGAGCTGCCTCCCGCACCTGCCGCCGGAGCTGGAGGCGGACGGCGGCCGCGGGCTGTGGGCGCTGGTGTGGCCGGCGCGCGCGGGCCCCGGCGAGGCGGCGCTGCTCGAGCTGTGCGGGCAGCTGGAGCGCTACCTGGCCCAGGCGGCCGACGGCTGCGGCGCTGTAGCGCTACGCGACGCGCTCTTCCCCGCCCCGGGCGGCGCGGCAGACTGCGAGAGCCTGCGCGAGTTCCGGGAGCGCGCCCTGCGCGCGCGCTGCGCCGAGGCGCGTGCCCGGCTGCGCCAG GTTCTTGAAGGGCATGAAAATGCCAACACCATGGTAGTGTTAATGAAAGTTTATCAAGAGGAAGATGAAGCATACCAGGAATTAGTTACTATGGCAACCATGTTCTACCAGTATTTACTGCAGCCGTTTAGGGATATGCGAGAAGTTGCAACTTCATGTAAGCTTGacattttg AAGTCCTTAGAGGAGGGTGCTCTGGGTCCTAAAAGAATAGCTGCTTTGCAGAAGGAAGCTGAAGAATGGACCAGGCGGGCTGAAGAAGCTGTAGTGTCTATTCAAGATATCACGGTGAATTATTTTAAGGAAACAGTGAAAGCACTAGCag GAATGCAGAAACAAATGGAACAGGATGGAAAGAGATTTGGCCAGGCTGCCTGGGCCTCAGCAACTCCCAGGCTAGAAAAACTCAAGCTGCTGTTAGCTCGAGAGACTCTGCAACTCATGAGAGCCAAAGAGTTGTGTTTAAATCACAAAAAAGCTGAAATTCGAGGAAag ATGGAAGatcttccagaagaagaaaaaaatataaatgttgtAGATGAATTAGAAATACAGTATTATGAAGTTCAATTAGAACTATATGAGGTTAAATTTGAGatattaaaatatgaagaaatactGCTTATTACCCAGTTGGACTCTATTAAAAGACTTATAAAAG AGAAAGAGGATGAAGTTGTCTATTACGACACATGTGAAAGTCCAGAGGAACTTAAAGTCTTTGATGGGGCAGTGGGGCTGCAGAAACTTGAGAACTTGGAGATGAAAGAACTTAGCCGGCAGTGCCAGTGGCTGGAGTCCAAACGAGGCAGGGTCTGCGCTAGAAGAGCCTATCTCAGGAACAAAAAG GATCAATGCAAAGAAAATCATCAGCTCAGATTGCAACAGGCTGAAGAAAGTGTAAAATATTTTCATCGGCATCATAGCATTCAGATG AAAAGAGACAAGATAAAAGAagaggagcaaaagaaaaaagaatggataaaccaaGAACGCGAGAAAACGCTCCAACGATTGAGAACATTTAAAGag aaatgtCCAAGCCAGTCTACACTAAAAACATCTTGCTCAGAACCTGTGGCTCCAAACCTGCCTCGTGGACTTTCCCGGCTTGCATCCTCACCAGCTTCTCAGCCTCTGTCTGTAATTCATCCTCCATGGAGGAAAACCGGAAGTACTCCCTTATCTGAAGTTAGTCATGTGAAAACCCCTGAGGCCCAAGACTGTCCTGGAACTGTCCGGATGGTTGGTGACCAAACACATTCCAAAGCCA GATCAATGGATGAAGTGCTGGCCTCACTAAGGCATGGGAGAACCCCCCTCCAGAAAGTGGAAGTGCccgcccggccccctccccgTGCTTCGGTCAACGAGCACATTCTGGCTGCCATAAGGCAGGGGGTCAAACTGAAGAAAGTCCACCCGGACTCTGGCCTCAGCCCCAGCAGGAAACCGCCCAGCGACCTTGAGAGGAGCATAAAGGCGGCTCTCCAGCGGATCAAGAGAGTGTCTGCCGACTCGGAGGAGGACAGCGAGGAGCCCGGAGAGTGGGACCACTGA
- the WHAMM gene encoding WASP homolog-associated protein with actin, membranes and microtubules isoform X1, with translation MDDQPDSLEGWVPLREDLFTVSERHQLRFLVAWNDAEGKFAVTCHDRTAQRRRPGAAGPAPAAPPPSWAGLLSAAGLRGAHRQLAALWPPLESCLPHLPPELEADGGRGLWALVWPARAGPGEAALLELCGQLERYLAQAADGCGAVALRDALFPAPGGAADCESLREFRERALRARCAEARARLRQVLEGHENANTMVVLMKVYQEEDEAYQELVTMATMFYQYLLQPFRDMREVATSCKLDILKSLEEGALGPKRIAALQKEAEEWTRRAEEAVVSIQDITVNYFKETVKALAGMQKQMEQDGKRFGQAAWASATPRLEKLKLLLARETLQLMRAKELCLNHKKAEIRGKMEDLPEEEKNINVVDELEIQYYEVQLELYEVKFEILKYEEILLITQLDSIKRLIKEKEDEVVYYDTCESPEELKVFDGAVGLQKLENLEMKELSRQCQWLESKRGRVCARRAYLRNKKDQCKENHQLRLQQAEESVKYFHRHHSIQMKRDKIKEEEQKKKEWINQEREKTLQRLRTFKEKCPSQSTLKTSCSEPVAPNLPRGLSRLASSPASQPLSVIHPPWRKTGSTPLSEVSHVKTPEAQDCPGTVRMVGDQTHSKASEELSLPPPPPPPPPPPPPPPSPPPLPALSFPSQSATYRNLRLRTSVQDDQPLPLICESPAERPRDSPESFNCPGSMDEVLASLRHGRTPLQKVEVPARPPPRASVNEHILAAIRQGVKLKKVHPDSGLSPSRKPPSDLERSIKAALQRIKRVSADSEEDSEEPGEWDH, from the exons ATGGACGATCAGCCTGACAGCCTGGAGGGCTGGGTGCCGCTCCGCGAGGACCTCTTCACCGTGTCCGAGCGCCACCAGCTGCGCTTCCTCGTGGCCTGGAACGACGCGGAGGGCAAGTTCGCGGTGACTTGTCACGACCGGACGGCGCAGCGGCGGCGCCCGGGGGCCGCCGggcccgcgcccgccgcgcccccgcccagCTGGGCCGGCTTGCTCTCGGCCGCCGGGCTCCGCGGCGCGCACCGGCAGCTGGCGGCGCTGTGGCCGCCACTCGAGAGCTGCCTCCCGCACCTGCCGCCGGAGCTGGAGGCGGACGGCGGCCGCGGGCTGTGGGCGCTGGTGTGGCCGGCGCGCGCGGGCCCCGGCGAGGCGGCGCTGCTCGAGCTGTGCGGGCAGCTGGAGCGCTACCTGGCCCAGGCGGCCGACGGCTGCGGCGCTGTAGCGCTACGCGACGCGCTCTTCCCCGCCCCGGGCGGCGCGGCAGACTGCGAGAGCCTGCGCGAGTTCCGGGAGCGCGCCCTGCGCGCGCGCTGCGCCGAGGCGCGTGCCCGGCTGCGCCAG GTTCTTGAAGGGCATGAAAATGCCAACACCATGGTAGTGTTAATGAAAGTTTATCAAGAGGAAGATGAAGCATACCAGGAATTAGTTACTATGGCAACCATGTTCTACCAGTATTTACTGCAGCCGTTTAGGGATATGCGAGAAGTTGCAACTTCATGTAAGCTTGacattttg AAGTCCTTAGAGGAGGGTGCTCTGGGTCCTAAAAGAATAGCTGCTTTGCAGAAGGAAGCTGAAGAATGGACCAGGCGGGCTGAAGAAGCTGTAGTGTCTATTCAAGATATCACGGTGAATTATTTTAAGGAAACAGTGAAAGCACTAGCag GAATGCAGAAACAAATGGAACAGGATGGAAAGAGATTTGGCCAGGCTGCCTGGGCCTCAGCAACTCCCAGGCTAGAAAAACTCAAGCTGCTGTTAGCTCGAGAGACTCTGCAACTCATGAGAGCCAAAGAGTTGTGTTTAAATCACAAAAAAGCTGAAATTCGAGGAAag ATGGAAGatcttccagaagaagaaaaaaatataaatgttgtAGATGAATTAGAAATACAGTATTATGAAGTTCAATTAGAACTATATGAGGTTAAATTTGAGatattaaaatatgaagaaatactGCTTATTACCCAGTTGGACTCTATTAAAAGACTTATAAAAG AGAAAGAGGATGAAGTTGTCTATTACGACACATGTGAAAGTCCAGAGGAACTTAAAGTCTTTGATGGGGCAGTGGGGCTGCAGAAACTTGAGAACTTGGAGATGAAAGAACTTAGCCGGCAGTGCCAGTGGCTGGAGTCCAAACGAGGCAGGGTCTGCGCTAGAAGAGCCTATCTCAGGAACAAAAAG GATCAATGCAAAGAAAATCATCAGCTCAGATTGCAACAGGCTGAAGAAAGTGTAAAATATTTTCATCGGCATCATAGCATTCAGATG AAAAGAGACAAGATAAAAGAagaggagcaaaagaaaaaagaatggataaaccaaGAACGCGAGAAAACGCTCCAACGATTGAGAACATTTAAAGag aaatgtCCAAGCCAGTCTACACTAAAAACATCTTGCTCAGAACCTGTGGCTCCAAACCTGCCTCGTGGACTTTCCCGGCTTGCATCCTCACCAGCTTCTCAGCCTCTGTCTGTAATTCATCCTCCATGGAGGAAAACCGGAAGTACTCCCTTATCTGAAGTTAGTCATGTGAAAACCCCTGAGGCCCAAGACTGTCCTGGAACTGTCCGGATGGTTGGTGACCAAACACATTCCAAAGCCAGTGAGGAATtgtccctgcccccaccaccgcctcctcctccaccccccccacccccaccgccatcCCCGCCACCTCTCCCTGCTCTATCCTTTCCTTCTCAATCTGCCACTTATCGGAATTTGCGCCTCAGGACTTCAGTACAAGATGATCAGCCACTTCCTCTGATCTGCGAATCACCTGCTGAAAGACCAAGGGATTCCCCTGAAAGTTTTAACTGCCCAG GATCAATGGATGAAGTGCTGGCCTCACTAAGGCATGGGAGAACCCCCCTCCAGAAAGTGGAAGTGCccgcccggccccctccccgTGCTTCGGTCAACGAGCACATTCTGGCTGCCATAAGGCAGGGGGTCAAACTGAAGAAAGTCCACCCGGACTCTGGCCTCAGCCCCAGCAGGAAACCGCCCAGCGACCTTGAGAGGAGCATAAAGGCGGCTCTCCAGCGGATCAAGAGAGTGTCTGCCGACTCGGAGGAGGACAGCGAGGAGCCCGGAGAGTGGGACCACTGA